The Triticum aestivum cultivar Chinese Spring chromosome 3A, IWGSC CS RefSeq v2.1, whole genome shotgun sequence genome includes a region encoding these proteins:
- the LOC123063424 gene encoding serine/threonine-protein phosphatase 7 long form homolog isoform X1, protein MGEVPVLLQGPHDAGHRCHLFLKPNTKHDYRPFRLRTIKKTWPIHNHFLAHLDAYGLQGFARLTSCDDQVRSDPSLLTSLVDRWRPETHTFHFRFGELAPTLKDVSMITALPIRGEPVVSPRVSPSWALDIAARLGMEMPESQRSGNPRGIPLVWLRDNFLNLSSFANEETRKRHLFAYLLWLLGNLFPNSHGDVVVPGLIYIAENMVDEPLPEQPKYSFGSAMLSHTYRGLCDATQKTSFAQKAPLLCVAYEFLQLWSWEYLPVGRPRIVQPIYPYDFGEGASATMATRWTKARKRWSPDIAKNCYPMYHQQFEILDEAEVTWNPWTQDQLKMVFDARHFTPGMLTDSAFWLTRCNLLFLWCVEPYNPERVMRQFGLYQEIPPPFPRRIDEETHKLTNMGRGWSLYDWREENSEWVHKWTNEALADIVRQLRPYDGSTDQAYKQWYCMNTRASLASQPATIPTHLTQEEQARRHVELHAAYYRDHLLENVNEVGQMATDSMPAQGPYRKTFQKLLQQFVAKKFRCGRGDDVATGAYMPVARSARPSAAPSSRPSEARTSHEQWGEGPSTRTTLPRHDSSLPLHRSSSMQLRQGQTSQDHGTGLDSMPEQFLSPNPYAYTGYDAYTQGEGSQPFLSTRGIPMPEETRVPDLNQHQVQWPDSIGEGYAQDTPDVNWGDENTQRGVNTGLRGASHDHGVNTGLRGASHDLGDTVTSLVTEFFGGDVIGPSFIPPESQPYAYNYASGSQQGFATPPPTQDSQTHEAEVEYGRGLRVTRPPNRLSPSGRKERPGGRR, encoded by the exons ATGGGTGAAGTGCCAGTGCTTTTGCAGGGGCCCCATGACGCCGGGCACCGTTGCCACCTATTTTTGAAACCAAATACTAAGCATGATTATCGGCCTTTCAGACTTCGAACCATAAAGAAAACATGGCCAATACACAATCATTTCCTTGCTCACCTTGACGCTTATGGACTACAAGGTTTTGCTAGGCTCACATCATGCGACGACCAAGTACGTTCGGACCCATCCCTTTTGACATCCCTCGTTGACCGGTGGAGACCTGAAACCCACACCTTTCACTTTCGTTTTGGGGAGCTTGCACCTACACTGAAAGATGTTTCTATGATCACTGCTCTACCAATTAGAGGTGAGCCGGTAGTCTCTCCACGAGTGTCTCCATCTTGGGCATTAGATATAGCAGCCCGTCTTGGGATGGAAATGCCAGAATCACAACGTTCTGGTAACCCTCGgggcatcccactcgtctggcttcGTGATAACTTTCTTAATTTATCTAGCTTCGCCAATGAGGAGACGAGAAAAAGACATCTGTTTGCATATTTGTTGTGGCTCCTCGGGAATCTATTTCCAAATTCACATGGGGACGTTGTTGTCCCTGGTCTCATCTACATTGCAGAGAATATGGTAGATGAACCTTTACCCGAGCAGCCAAAATACAGCTTCGGTTCTGCCATGCTATCTCATACATACAGAGGCTTGTGTGATGCCACGCAAAAAACCTCTTTCGCACAAAAAGCTCCATTACTTTGTGTCGCCTATGAGTTTCTACAGTTGTGGTCCTGGGAATACCTCCCTGTAGGACGACCTCGTATAGTACAACCCATATACCCATATGACTTTGGCGAGGGTGCTAGCGCAACTATGGCCACCAGGTGGACAAAGGCACGGAAACGTTGGTCTCCAGATATTGCGAAAAATTGTTACCCTATGTACCACCAGCAGTTTGAGATACTTGATGAGGCAGAAGTCACATGGAACCCGTGGACTCAGGACCAGCTAAAAATGGTCTTTGATGCTCGACACTTCACACCAGGCATGTTGACCGATAGTGCATTCTGGCTGACTCGCTGCAACTTATTGTTCCTGTGGTGTGTTGAACCTTACAACCCAGAGCGTGTAATGAGACAGTTCGGTCTCTATCAAGAAATTCCACCACCTTTTCCCAGACGTATCGATGAGGAAACACATAA GCTAACCAATATGGGCAGGGGTTGGAGTTTATACGATTGGAGGGAAGAGAACAGTGAATGGGTACACAAGTGGACAAATGAAGCGCTAGCAGATATAGTGCGTCAACTTAG GCCGTACGATGGAAGTACAGATCAAGCGTACAAGCAGTGGTACTGCATGAACACACGTGCTAGCCTGGCCAGTCAGCCAGCTACTATACCAACACATCTCACACAAGAGGAGCAGGCGCGGAGACATGTTGAGCTGCATGCAGCTTACTATCGTGACCACCTG CTTGAAAATGTCAACGAAGTAGGGCAGATGGCTACGGATAGCATGCCGGCCCAGGGCCCATATCGCAAGACATTCCAGAAACTTTTGCAACAATTCGTGGCAAAGAAGTTCAGATGCGGTAGAGGCGACGACGTTGCCACTGGAGCATACATGCCGGTAGCGAGGTCAGCCAGACCGAGTGCGGCACCGTCGTCCAGACCGAGCGAGGCGCGTACGAGCCATGAGCAATGGGGGGAGGGTCCGAGTACTAGAACGACATTGCCACGACATGACTCATCTCTGCCACTGCATCGCTCTTCTTCGATGCAGCTTCGTCAGGGGCAAACATCTCAGGACCATGGCACGGGCTTGGATTCGATGCCCGAGCAGTTTCTTTCCCCTAACCCATATGCGTACACAGGATATGATGCATACACCCAAGGTGAGGGATCTCAGCCGTTTCTCTCCACGCGAGGGATCCCCATGCCCGAGGAGACTCGTGTACCAGATTTAAACCAGCACCAAGTACAATGGCCAGACAGTATAGGAGAGGGATATGCTCAG GACACACCTGATGTTAATTGGGGCGATGAGAACACCCAACGCGGCGTCAACACAGGCCTCCGAGGAGCATCACATGATCATGGCGTCAACACAGGCCTCCGGGGAGCATCACATGATCTTGGCGACACGGTTACATCATTAGTTACAGAGTTCTTCGGAGGGGatgttattggcccatcttttATCCCCCCGGAGTCACAACCATACGCCTACAATTACGCTTCAGGTTCGCAACAAGGATTCGCGACTCCACCACCTACGCAGGACTCGCAGACACATGAAGCCGAAGTGGAGTACGGCCGCGGTCTTCGTGTGACCCGGCCACCTAATCGCTTGTCGCCTTCCGGTCGTAAGGAAAGGCCAGGTGGTCGTCGTTAA
- the LOC123063424 gene encoding protein MAIN-LIKE 1-like isoform X2, which translates to MGEVPVLLQGPHDAGHRCHLFLKPNTKHDYRPFRLRTIKKTWPIHNHFLAHLDAYGLQGFARLTSCDDQVRSDPSLLTSLVDRWRPETHTFHFRFGELAPTLKDVSMITALPIRGEPVVSPRVSPSWALDIAARLGMEMPESQRSGNPRGIPLVWLRDNFLNLSSFANEETRKRHLFAYLLWLLGNLFPNSHGDVVVPGLIYIAENMVDEPLPEQPKYSFGSAMLSHTYRGLCDATQKTSFAQKAPLLCVAYEFLQLWSWEYLPVGRPRIVQPIYPYDFGEGASATMATRWTKARKRWSPDIAKNCYPMYHQQFEILDEAEVTWNPWTQDQLKMVFDARHFTPGMLTDSAFWLTRCNLLFLWCVEPYNPERVMRQFGLYQEIPPPFPRRIDEETHKLTNMGRGWSLYDWREENSEWVHKWTNEALADIVRQLRPYDGSTDQAYKQWYCMNTRASLASQPATIPTHLTQEEQARRHVELHAAYYRDHLDTPDVNWGDENTQRGVNTGLRGASHDHGVNTGLRGASHDLGDTVTSLVTEFFGGDVIGPSFIPPESQPYAYNYASGSQQGFATPPPTQDSQTHEAEVEYGRGLRVTRPPNRLSPSGRKERPGGRR; encoded by the exons ATGGGTGAAGTGCCAGTGCTTTTGCAGGGGCCCCATGACGCCGGGCACCGTTGCCACCTATTTTTGAAACCAAATACTAAGCATGATTATCGGCCTTTCAGACTTCGAACCATAAAGAAAACATGGCCAATACACAATCATTTCCTTGCTCACCTTGACGCTTATGGACTACAAGGTTTTGCTAGGCTCACATCATGCGACGACCAAGTACGTTCGGACCCATCCCTTTTGACATCCCTCGTTGACCGGTGGAGACCTGAAACCCACACCTTTCACTTTCGTTTTGGGGAGCTTGCACCTACACTGAAAGATGTTTCTATGATCACTGCTCTACCAATTAGAGGTGAGCCGGTAGTCTCTCCACGAGTGTCTCCATCTTGGGCATTAGATATAGCAGCCCGTCTTGGGATGGAAATGCCAGAATCACAACGTTCTGGTAACCCTCGgggcatcccactcgtctggcttcGTGATAACTTTCTTAATTTATCTAGCTTCGCCAATGAGGAGACGAGAAAAAGACATCTGTTTGCATATTTGTTGTGGCTCCTCGGGAATCTATTTCCAAATTCACATGGGGACGTTGTTGTCCCTGGTCTCATCTACATTGCAGAGAATATGGTAGATGAACCTTTACCCGAGCAGCCAAAATACAGCTTCGGTTCTGCCATGCTATCTCATACATACAGAGGCTTGTGTGATGCCACGCAAAAAACCTCTTTCGCACAAAAAGCTCCATTACTTTGTGTCGCCTATGAGTTTCTACAGTTGTGGTCCTGGGAATACCTCCCTGTAGGACGACCTCGTATAGTACAACCCATATACCCATATGACTTTGGCGAGGGTGCTAGCGCAACTATGGCCACCAGGTGGACAAAGGCACGGAAACGTTGGTCTCCAGATATTGCGAAAAATTGTTACCCTATGTACCACCAGCAGTTTGAGATACTTGATGAGGCAGAAGTCACATGGAACCCGTGGACTCAGGACCAGCTAAAAATGGTCTTTGATGCTCGACACTTCACACCAGGCATGTTGACCGATAGTGCATTCTGGCTGACTCGCTGCAACTTATTGTTCCTGTGGTGTGTTGAACCTTACAACCCAGAGCGTGTAATGAGACAGTTCGGTCTCTATCAAGAAATTCCACCACCTTTTCCCAGACGTATCGATGAGGAAACACATAA GCTAACCAATATGGGCAGGGGTTGGAGTTTATACGATTGGAGGGAAGAGAACAGTGAATGGGTACACAAGTGGACAAATGAAGCGCTAGCAGATATAGTGCGTCAACTTAG GCCGTACGATGGAAGTACAGATCAAGCGTACAAGCAGTGGTACTGCATGAACACACGTGCTAGCCTGGCCAGTCAGCCAGCTACTATACCAACACATCTCACACAAGAGGAGCAGGCGCGGAGACATGTTGAGCTGCATGCAGCTTACTATCGTGACCACCTG GACACACCTGATGTTAATTGGGGCGATGAGAACACCCAACGCGGCGTCAACACAGGCCTCCGAGGAGCATCACATGATCATGGCGTCAACACAGGCCTCCGGGGAGCATCACATGATCTTGGCGACACGGTTACATCATTAGTTACAGAGTTCTTCGGAGGGGatgttattggcccatcttttATCCCCCCGGAGTCACAACCATACGCCTACAATTACGCTTCAGGTTCGCAACAAGGATTCGCGACTCCACCACCTACGCAGGACTCGCAGACACATGAAGCCGAAGTGGAGTACGGCCGCGGTCTTCGTGTGACCCGGCCACCTAATCGCTTGTCGCCTTCCGGTCGTAAGGAAAGGCCAGGTGGTCGTCGTTAA
- the LOC123063425 gene encoding glucan endo-1,3-beta-glucosidase GIV has translation MRNMRGFSSVFAVALLAGVFLASLHSGVQSIGVCYGIIANNLPPPREVVQLYRSKGITNMRIYSVQLQALDALRGSGISLMLGTTNNDVAVLAGSLSAATSWVQAHVKPYHSTGVTIRYIAVGNEVTGGAAQYILAAMRNLNKALAAAGLGGAIKVSTAVRFDVLTNSYPPSAAVFAQPYMVDIARHLASTSAPLLANVYPYFAYSSNPRDIQLDYATFQPGATPVRDAGTGLVYTNLFNAMVDAMYFALEKAGAPGVRVVVSESGWPSAGGLAATPENARAYNQGLINHVAHGTPKKPGPMEAYVFAMFNENQKPGAETERHFGLFYPNKTPVYPINFPGATLAAANHTNSYGFGGH, from the exons ATGCGGAACATGCGAGGCTTTTCTTCGGTGTTTGCGGTGGCTTTGCTTGCAGGAGTTTTCCTCGCTTCCCTTCATTCAG GCGTGCAATCCATTGGCGTGTGCTACGGCATCATCGCAAACAACCTCCCACCGCCGAGGGAAGTGGTGCAGCTCTACAGGTCCAAGGGCATCACCAACATGCGTATCTACTCCGTCCAGCTCCAGGCGCTCGACGCGCTCCGTGGCTCCGGGATCAGCCTCATGCTCGGCACCACCAATAACGACGTCGCCGTCCTTGCCGGCAGCCTGTCCGCCGCCACCTCCTGGGTGCAGGCCCACGTAAAGCCCTACCACAGCACCGGGGTGACCATCCGGTACATCGCGGTCGGCAACGAGGTCACGGGCGGCGCCGCGCAGTACATCCTGGCGGCCATGCGGAACCTCAACAAGGCCCTGGCGGCGGCCGGCCTCGGCGGCGCCATCAAGGTGTCCACGGCGGTGAGGTTCGACGTGCTCACCAACTCCTACCCACCCTCCGCCGCCGTGTTCGCTCAGCCCTACATGGTCGACATCGCCCGGCACCTGGCCAGCACCAGCGCGCCGCTGCTCGCCAACGTGTACCCGTACTTTGCCTACAGCAGCAACCCGAGGGACATCCAGCTCGACTACGCGACGTTCCAGCCGGGCGCGACACCCGTGAGGGACGCCGGCACCGGGCTCGTCTACACCAACCTCTTCAACGCCATGGTCGACGCCATGTACTTCGCGCTGGAGAAGGCCGGGGCGCCGGGCGTGAGGGTGGTGGTGTCGGAGAGTGGGTGGCCGTCCGCCGGCGGCCTCGCTGCGACGCCGGAGAACGCGCGGGCGTACAACCAGGGCCTCATCAACCACGTGGCACACGGCACGCCCAAGAAGCCTGGACCCATGGAGGCATACGTGTTTGCCATGTTCAACGAGAACCAGAAGCCCGGGGCTGAGACAGAAAGGCACTTTGGGCTCTTCTACCCCAACAAAACGCCGGTGTACCCCATCAATTTCCCAGGAGCAACATTGGCGGCGGCCAACCACACGAACTCGTATGGATTCGGTGGACACTAG